A genomic region of Arachis stenosperma cultivar V10309 chromosome 9, arast.V10309.gnm1.PFL2, whole genome shotgun sequence contains the following coding sequences:
- the LOC130951029 gene encoding LOW QUALITY PROTEIN: Bowman-Birk type proteinase inhibitor B-II-like (The sequence of the model RefSeq protein was modified relative to this genomic sequence to represent the inferred CDS: inserted 1 base in 1 codon), translating into MENQKMVVKVALFLFLVGLSATVEAVRLDPSLIISQVINNIGEPSAVSAASDCCSACICDRRAPPYXQCTCGDTFDHCPAACNKCVCTRSIPPQCRCTDRTQGRCPLTPCA; encoded by the exons ATGGAGAATCAGAAGATGGTTGTGAAGGTAGCTCTGTTCCTTTTTCTTGTGGGACTTTCCGCCACCGTTGAAGCCGTCCGCCTTGACCCAAGTTTGATTATCTCACAGGTGATAAACAATATTGGCGAACCATCAGCAGTGTCAGCAGCCAGTGATTGCTGCAGTGCGTGCATTTGTGACCGTAGGGCACCACCAT TCCAGTGCACTTGTGGTGACACTTTTGACCATTGTCCTGCAGCTTGCAACAAATGCGTCTGCACCAGGTCTATTCCTCCACAGTGCCGTTGCACTGATAGAACTCAAGGCCGTTGCCCTTTAACACCCTGTGCTTGA